In Rahnella aquatilis CIP 78.65 = ATCC 33071, one DNA window encodes the following:
- the argF gene encoding ornithine carbamoyltransferase, which translates to MSGTLKNRHFLKLLDFTPEEIQQLIKLARALKNDKQTGQERPCLHGKNIALIFEKTSTRTRCAFEVAAFDQGAHVTYLGPGGSQIGHKESMKDTARVLGRMYDGIEYRGFAQKIVEELAEFSGVPVWNGLTDEFHPTQILADLMTMLEHSPGKNLCQISFAYLGDARNNMGNSLMVGAAKMGMDIRLVAPKSFWPEEALVTLCRDIARTTGARILLTEHVDEGVKGVDFLYTDVWVSMGEAKSAWAERISLMSPYQVNAAVLRATGNPDVKFMHCLPAFHNAETTLGKELEITYGMQGLEVTDDVFESAHSIVFDEAENRMHTIKAVMVATLGDD; encoded by the coding sequence ATGTCTGGCACATTGAAAAATCGTCATTTCCTTAAACTGCTCGACTTCACGCCGGAAGAAATTCAGCAACTGATCAAGCTGGCGCGGGCACTGAAAAACGATAAGCAAACAGGTCAGGAACGTCCCTGTCTGCACGGAAAAAATATTGCGCTGATCTTTGAGAAAACCTCCACCCGCACACGTTGTGCATTTGAGGTGGCCGCTTTCGATCAGGGGGCGCACGTCACCTACCTCGGCCCTGGCGGCAGCCAGATCGGGCACAAAGAATCCATGAAAGACACCGCCCGCGTGCTGGGGCGAATGTACGACGGCATCGAATACCGGGGTTTTGCACAGAAGATTGTGGAGGAACTGGCGGAATTCTCCGGCGTACCGGTATGGAACGGGCTGACCGACGAGTTTCATCCGACCCAGATCCTCGCCGACCTGATGACCATGCTTGAGCATTCGCCGGGGAAAAATCTCTGCCAGATCAGCTTCGCTTATCTGGGTGATGCCCGAAACAATATGGGCAATTCCCTGATGGTCGGCGCAGCGAAAATGGGGATGGATATCCGTCTGGTGGCGCCAAAATCCTTCTGGCCGGAAGAGGCCCTGGTCACTCTCTGCCGTGATATCGCCCGCACGACGGGGGCCCGCATTCTGCTCACGGAACACGTTGATGAGGGCGTAAAAGGCGTCGATTTCCTTTACACCGATGTCTGGGTGTCGATGGGCGAAGCGAAAAGCGCCTGGGCAGAACGTATCAGCCTGATGAGCCCGTATCAGGTTAATGCTGCCGTCCTCCGCGCCACCGGCAATCCTGACGTCAAATTCATGCACTGCCTGCCCGCATTTCATAACGCAGAAACCACACTCGGCAAAGAACTGGAAATCACTTACGGCATGCAAGGGCTGGAAGTGACGGATGACGTTTTTGAGTCCGCGCATTCCATTGTGTTTGATGAAGCCGAAAACCGTATGCACACCATAAAAGCGGTCATGGTCGCCACGCTTGGCGATGACTAA
- a CDS encoding circularly permuted type 2 ATP-grasp protein, with protein sequence MIKIDLSDSPFFDEMLMAEGKHRSHYQAYWQWLQQADQQAVQRKKEEAALLFHRVGITFNVYGEDDGAERLIPFDSVPRIIPASEWQMLDRGIRQRVQALNAFLHDIYHDQKILRAGIVPAEQVLANDQYQPCMQGIDLHRDTYAHIAGTDMVRGGNGEYYVLEDNLRTPSGVSYMMENRKMMMRLYPELFAEQRIAPVSRYPSHLLQTLRESTTVNDPTVVVLTPGRFNSAYFEHSFLAQQMGVELVESVDLFVKDGAVFMRTTAGPCKIDVIYRRIDDAFLDPLAFRADSMLGVPGLLSVYRSGGVVLANAIGTGVADDKSIYPYVPEMIRYYLAEDPILNNVPTWQCRKESDLSFVLANLEKMVVKEVHGAGGYGMLIGPTASKAEIQRFRELLRTRPENYIAQETLALSTCPTFVGNGLAPRHIDLRPFALTGAEIRLVPGGLTRVALAEGSLVVNSSQGGGTKDTWVLEENPTEDDAC encoded by the coding sequence ATGATCAAGATTGACCTTTCCGATTCACCCTTTTTTGATGAGATGTTAATGGCTGAAGGCAAGCATCGCAGCCATTATCAGGCCTACTGGCAATGGTTGCAGCAAGCCGATCAACAGGCAGTCCAGCGCAAAAAAGAGGAAGCTGCGCTGTTGTTTCACCGGGTGGGGATTACCTTTAATGTTTATGGCGAAGATGACGGCGCGGAACGGCTGATCCCGTTCGACAGTGTACCGCGCATTATTCCGGCCAGCGAATGGCAGATGCTTGATCGCGGGATCCGTCAGCGGGTTCAGGCGCTGAATGCTTTTCTGCATGATATTTACCATGACCAGAAGATCCTCAGGGCAGGGATCGTGCCCGCCGAACAGGTGCTGGCCAACGATCAGTATCAACCGTGCATGCAGGGCATCGACCTTCACCGCGATACCTATGCCCACATTGCCGGCACCGACATGGTGCGCGGCGGCAATGGCGAATACTACGTGCTGGAAGACAACCTGCGCACGCCGTCCGGTGTGTCTTACATGATGGAAAACCGCAAAATGATGATGCGGTTATATCCCGAATTGTTTGCCGAGCAGCGTATCGCGCCGGTTTCCCGTTACCCTTCTCATTTACTGCAAACCCTGCGTGAAAGCACAACCGTCAACGATCCGACTGTCGTGGTACTGACGCCCGGCCGCTTTAACAGCGCGTATTTCGAGCACAGTTTCCTGGCGCAACAAATGGGCGTGGAACTGGTGGAAAGCGTTGATCTGTTCGTGAAAGACGGCGCGGTGTTTATGCGTACCACCGCCGGCCCCTGCAAGATTGACGTGATCTACCGGCGTATCGACGATGCGTTCCTCGATCCGCTGGCGTTCCGCGCCGATTCCATGCTCGGGGTGCCCGGTTTGCTTTCGGTGTATCGATCCGGTGGTGTGGTACTGGCCAATGCGATCGGCACCGGCGTGGCAGATGACAAATCGATCTACCCGTATGTACCGGAGATGATCCGCTACTACCTGGCCGAAGATCCGATCCTCAATAACGTGCCGACGTGGCAATGCCGCAAGGAAAGCGATCTGTCTTTCGTGCTGGCGAATCTGGAAAAAATGGTGGTGAAAGAGGTTCACGGCGCAGGCGGTTACGGCATGCTGATTGGCCCGACGGCCAGCAAGGCGGAAATTCAACGCTTCCGTGAATTGCTGCGCACCCGTCCGGAAAACTACATCGCACAGGAAACACTGGCGCTTTCCACCTGCCCGACCTTTGTCGGTAACGGGCTGGCACCGCGTCATATCGACCTGCGGCCCTTTGCCCTGACCGGCGCGGAAATCCGGCTGGTACCGGGCGGATTAACCCGTGTGGCGCTGGCTGAAGGCTCGCTGGTAGTCAATTCATCTCAGGGCGGCGGAACCAAAGACACCTGGGTGCTGGAAGAAAATCCGACGGAGGATGACGCATGCTAA
- a CDS encoding alpha-E domain-containing protein, which translates to MLSRTASELYWMARYLERAENIARLLDVTNKLSMMSIRDVNARDENNDLLVPLTMTGTRTLFNEHYPQESMGNLLNFFALDSFNHGSIFSCLQMAWNNAHAVRGSLSSEVWESINATWIEMKLIRRQGVGSAGADAFFDWVKERSHLFRGAMFGTLLRSDALNFIRLGTMLERADSTARLLDAKNQLLNADEDPVREYYRMDTLLRAVSAREAFHTLYKQQLSQKHIAELLVLRRELPRSLLSCVEIMAEQLEEIGGSAGNLPRRRVHTLHAQLRFTEMDEIVEMGLSPWLMQFLDQTNAIAESIHQTYLEAQ; encoded by the coding sequence ATGCTAAGCAGAACAGCCAGCGAACTGTACTGGATGGCGCGTTATCTGGAACGCGCCGAGAATATTGCACGCCTGCTGGACGTGACCAACAAGCTGTCGATGATGTCGATTCGTGACGTCAACGCACGTGATGAAAACAATGACTTACTGGTGCCGCTGACCATGACCGGTACGCGGACGTTATTTAACGAGCACTATCCGCAGGAGTCCATGGGCAATCTGCTCAACTTCTTCGCACTGGACAGTTTCAACCACGGCAGCATTTTCAGTTGCCTGCAAATGGCCTGGAATAATGCCCATGCGGTGCGCGGCAGCCTGTCTTCCGAAGTCTGGGAAAGCATCAATGCCACCTGGATCGAGATGAAACTGATCCGCCGTCAGGGCGTCGGTTCTGCCGGTGCGGACGCTTTCTTCGACTGGGTCAAGGAGCGCTCACATCTGTTCCGCGGTGCGATGTTCGGCACATTACTGCGCAGCGATGCACTGAACTTTATCCGCCTCGGCACCATGCTTGAGCGTGCGGACAGCACCGCCCGTCTGCTGGATGCCAAAAATCAGTTACTGAATGCCGACGAAGATCCGGTGCGCGAATACTACCGGATGGATACCCTGCTGCGCGCCGTCAGCGCCCGCGAGGCGTTCCACACGCTTTACAAGCAGCAACTCAGCCAGAAACATATTGCTGAGTTGCTGGTCCTGCGCCGCGAGTTACCGCGATCCTTGCTTTCCTGTGTCGAAATCATGGCTGAACAGCTGGAGGAAATCGGCGGCAGCGCAGGCAATCTGCCACGCCGCCGTGTCCACACCCTTCATGCTCAGCTACGTTTCACCGAAATGGACGAGATCGTGGAGATGGGTCTCAGCCCCTGGTTAATGCAGTTCCTGGATCAGACCAATGCCATCGCTGAGAGCATTCATCAAACCTATCTGGAGGCTCAATAA
- a CDS encoding arginine repressor produces MKRTLPTLEKEHQQLILCHQLIASRHFSSQEELRQELQRAGYKNIGQSTISQLLKTLGVVKVQNAKGKKIYALNEQSQFTPDAQRPVNEMVTDVDHNPQFVVVHVMPGYGRAVGRIIDHHRLPEVLGVIASSTTVLVAPRETTELDRVCRIIRRILAIKENHGSNRLP; encoded by the coding sequence ATGAAAAGAACATTACCTACACTTGAAAAAGAACATCAGCAACTGATCCTCTGCCATCAGCTTATTGCCAGCCGACATTTTTCATCACAGGAGGAACTGCGTCAGGAACTCCAGCGCGCGGGATACAAAAATATCGGTCAGTCCACCATTTCACAGTTGCTGAAAACGCTGGGTGTCGTGAAGGTGCAGAACGCCAAAGGCAAAAAGATTTACGCCCTGAATGAGCAGTCTCAGTTCACTCCCGATGCCCAAAGGCCGGTAAACGAAATGGTCACCGATGTGGATCATAATCCTCAGTTTGTGGTGGTGCATGTCATGCCGGGATATGGTCGCGCCGTGGGCAGGATAATCGATCATCACCGGTTGCCGGAGGTTCTCGGGGTGATTGCCTCGAGTACTACCGTATTGGTGGCTCCCCGGGAAACGACGGAACTGGACAGGGTATGCAGGATAATCAGGCGCATACTGGCGATTAAAGAAAACCACGGCAGCAACCGTTTGCCTTAG
- the pyrI gene encoding aspartate carbamoyltransferase regulatory subunit: protein MTHDNKLQVEAIKCGTVIDHIPAQVGFKLLSLFKFTQTEQRVTVGLNLPSGELGRKDIIKIENTFLTDEQVNQLAVYAPRATVNRIDNYDVVKKLMPTLPNRIVGVLRCPNGNCISRFEPVDSSFAVKQRADGVHLKCKYCEKEFEHQVVLNND, encoded by the coding sequence ATGACACACGACAACAAACTTCAGGTTGAAGCCATCAAATGCGGTACGGTCATCGACCATATCCCGGCGCAGGTCGGCTTTAAATTATTGTCTCTGTTCAAATTTACCCAAACGGAGCAGCGCGTGACCGTCGGCCTGAACCTGCCTTCAGGCGAGCTGGGTCGTAAAGACATCATCAAAATTGAAAACACCTTTCTGACCGACGAACAGGTCAATCAGCTGGCAGTGTATGCCCCGCGTGCAACGGTAAACCGCATCGACAATTATGACGTGGTGAAAAAACTGATGCCAACGCTGCCGAACCGTATCGTCGGCGTTCTGCGCTGCCCGAACGGCAACTGCATCAGCCGTTTTGAACCGGTGGATTCCAGCTTCGCGGTGAAACAACGTGCGGACGGTGTGCATCTGAAATGCAAATACTGCGAGAAAGAGTTTGAGCATCAGGTGGTGCTGAACAATGATTAA
- a CDS encoding type VI secretion system Vgr family protein, with amino-acid sequence MDTLSRYSLAIWNSPYALDVLNFRGEEQLSETFSYTVDVTSPAPDIDAAQMLRQFASFTMGTPFQPERAVYGVIRDFQRLSTSADETLYRLELVPRLRLLENSTNSFIFQNQSVPDVVEFILRKHGLEGQDFEFRLSHAYPDRELITQWGETDLQFIKRILAEVGIWFRFEADTRLTCEKVLFGDGPEQYRFGVTLPYCEPSGMSDGHAESVWGLKIHWNAVTGKIFKRDYNYREATTPLDVSAQVRSAAPVTGESYLYAGPYREAGEDIDAAAETGAFYARIRHERRLNHQCRIFARTTGSALAPGQVLELQNYPFSDLPDGILITRIVAKGSRTEHFHLNIWGMAYRETIGFRPEPPARPVLSGTIPARVESPTRGDIYAWLDNQGRYRVRIDGDRASADAGYAYLWVRLAKPYGGDGYGWHMPLTDGTEVAIAFDGGDPDRPYIAAALHDAEHPDHVTERNHTRNVLRTPSDNTLQMEDRRGEEHIKLATEYGKTQLNSGHIVDAQNAPRGEGFELRTDEHGVLRGGKGVFLSADAQPQAQGQVPDNRAAMAEIDYLQGQVKALSQAAAEAKALEADIAAQIAMFSERLKPINQVVLASAPQGIALTSGEHMQLAATQNMILNAGKNVDIGVIKNLTVNTGEKMGLFALKGEMSLKASEGKVDVQAQNNRMQLAAGKKVSITAVDGDILFSAKKRITLIGGGSYLILQDGKIEYGTAGEYFRKTPHTVLTVANPVRLNMPYLPGGGKYDLALDFRDHDLNAIANADYHITFESGSVLAGQLDEQGYALHKNVPFESASVEYVLPDPLPDPDWERYTSLDAATDSLLTK; translated from the coding sequence ATGGACACACTTTCCCGTTATTCTCTTGCTATCTGGAACAGCCCGTACGCTTTGGACGTGCTGAATTTTCGCGGCGAAGAACAGCTCAGCGAGACCTTTTCCTACACCGTTGACGTCACCTCCCCCGCACCGGATATCGATGCCGCGCAGATGCTGCGCCAGTTCGCCAGCTTCACTATGGGCACGCCTTTCCAGCCGGAACGCGCCGTGTACGGCGTTATCCGTGACTTTCAGCGCCTCTCCACCTCCGCCGACGAAACCCTGTACCGCCTTGAGCTGGTGCCGCGCCTGCGGCTGCTGGAAAACAGCACCAACAGCTTTATTTTTCAGAACCAGTCGGTGCCCGACGTGGTGGAATTTATCCTGCGCAAACACGGGCTGGAGGGGCAGGATTTTGAGTTTCGCCTCAGCCACGCCTACCCCGACCGCGAGCTTATCACCCAGTGGGGCGAGACCGACCTGCAGTTTATAAAACGCATTCTGGCCGAAGTGGGTATCTGGTTCCGCTTTGAGGCGGATACCCGCCTGACGTGTGAGAAAGTGCTGTTCGGCGACGGGCCGGAGCAGTACCGGTTTGGCGTCACGCTGCCGTACTGCGAGCCGTCGGGGATGAGCGACGGCCACGCCGAAAGCGTCTGGGGGCTGAAAATCCACTGGAACGCGGTGACCGGCAAAATCTTCAAACGCGATTACAACTACCGCGAGGCGACCACGCCGCTGGACGTCAGCGCGCAGGTGCGCAGCGCCGCGCCGGTGACCGGCGAAAGCTACCTGTACGCCGGACCCTACCGCGAGGCCGGTGAGGATATCGACGCCGCCGCCGAAACCGGCGCGTTTTACGCCCGCATCCGCCACGAACGCAGGCTGAACCATCAGTGCCGGATATTCGCCCGCACCACCGGCAGCGCGCTGGCGCCGGGTCAGGTGCTGGAGTTGCAGAACTATCCGTTCAGCGACCTGCCGGACGGTATCCTGATTACCCGCATCGTCGCCAAAGGCTCGCGCACCGAACACTTCCACCTCAATATCTGGGGCATGGCGTATCGCGAAACGATTGGCTTCCGCCCCGAACCGCCGGCGCGGCCGGTGCTCAGCGGCACGATACCGGCGCGGGTGGAAAGCCCGACCCGGGGTGACATCTACGCGTGGCTGGATAATCAGGGGCGTTACCGCGTACGGATTGACGGCGACCGTGCGTCGGCGGATGCCGGTTATGCGTACCTGTGGGTACGCCTCGCTAAACCCTACGGCGGCGACGGCTACGGCTGGCATATGCCGCTGACCGACGGCACCGAAGTGGCGATTGCCTTTGACGGCGGCGACCCTGACCGGCCGTATATCGCCGCCGCGCTGCACGACGCTGAACATCCCGACCACGTGACCGAACGGAACCACACCCGCAACGTTCTGCGCACGCCGTCAGATAACACGCTGCAGATGGAGGACCGGCGCGGTGAGGAGCACATCAAACTCGCCACCGAATACGGCAAGACCCAGCTGAATAGCGGGCATATCGTCGATGCGCAAAACGCGCCGCGCGGTGAAGGTTTTGAGCTGCGCACCGATGAACACGGCGTCCTGCGCGGTGGTAAGGGCGTCTTTCTCAGCGCGGACGCCCAGCCGCAGGCGCAGGGCCAGGTGCCGGATAACCGCGCGGCGATGGCTGAAATCGACTACCTGCAGGGGCAGGTGAAAGCCCTCAGCCAGGCCGCCGCGGAGGCCAAAGCGCTGGAGGCCGACATCGCGGCGCAAATCGCCATGTTCAGCGAACGGCTGAAGCCGATAAATCAGGTGGTGCTGGCCAGCGCGCCACAAGGGATTGCGCTGACCAGCGGCGAACATATGCAGCTGGCGGCGACCCAAAACATGATACTGAACGCCGGTAAAAACGTGGATATCGGGGTGATTAAGAACCTGACCGTCAACACCGGTGAGAAAATGGGCCTCTTTGCCCTGAAGGGCGAAATGAGCCTGAAGGCCAGCGAGGGTAAGGTCGACGTTCAGGCGCAGAACAACCGCATGCAACTGGCGGCGGGCAAAAAAGTGAGCATCACGGCGGTGGACGGCGACATCCTGTTCAGCGCGAAAAAGCGCATCACGCTGATAGGCGGCGGCAGTTATCTCATCCTGCAGGACGGCAAAATTGAGTACGGCACGGCCGGTGAATATTTCAGGAAAACGCCGCACACGGTGCTGACGGTGGCGAACCCTGTACGGCTGAATATGCCCTATTTGCCTGGAGGCGGAAAATACGACCTGGCGCTGGATTTCAGGGATCACGACTTAAATGCCATAGCCAACGCGGATTACCACATCACATTTGAAAGCGGTTCGGTACTGGCTGGCCAGCTTGATGAACAGGGATATGCATTGCACAAAAATGTCCCGTTTGAATCAGCCAGTGTGGAATACGTTTTGCCCGACCCTTTACCGGATCCGGACTGGGAACGCTACACCTCGCTTGATGCGGCAACGGACAGCCTTTTAACGAAATAA
- the ridA gene encoding 2-iminobutanoate/2-iminopropanoate deaminase has protein sequence MSREISTENAPAAIGPYVQGVDLGSMIITSGQIPVDPKTGSVADDISAQARQSLENVQAIVEAAGLKVSDIVKTTVFVKDLNDFATVNATYEAFFTEHNAPFPARSCVEVARLPKDVKIEIEAIAVRR, from the coding sequence ATGTCCCGCGAAATCAGCACTGAAAACGCCCCTGCCGCTATCGGTCCTTATGTTCAGGGCGTGGATCTGGGCAGCATGATCATCACTTCCGGCCAGATCCCTGTGGATCCTAAAACCGGCTCTGTGGCAGACGACATTTCGGCACAAGCGCGTCAGTCACTGGAAAACGTTCAGGCGATCGTGGAAGCCGCTGGCCTGAAAGTGTCAGACATTGTGAAAACCACCGTTTTCGTGAAAGATCTGAATGACTTCGCCACCGTTAACGCCACGTACGAAGCGTTCTTCACTGAACACAACGCGCCGTTCCCGGCGCGTTCTTGCGTTGAAGTGGCCCGTCTGCCAAAAGACGTAAAAATCGAAATCGAAGCCATCGCCGTCCGCCGTTAA
- the pyrB gene encoding aspartate carbamoyltransferase, translated as MANPLYQKDIISINDLSREELELVLDTAASLKANPQPELLKHKVIASCFFEASTRTRLSFETSMHRLGASVVGFSDSSNTSLGKKGETLADTISVISTYVDAIVMRHPQEGAARLATEFSGGIPVLNAGDGANQHPTQTLLDLFTIQETQGRLDNIKIAMVGDLKYGRTVHSLAQALAKFNGNRFYFIAPDALAMPGYILALLEEKGIEYSLHSSIDEVVSEIDILYMTRVQKERLDPSEYANVKAQFVLRAADLTHAQPHLKVLHPLPRIDEITPDVDKTPYAWYFQQAGNGIFARQALLALVLNADTAQ; from the coding sequence ATGGCCAATCCGCTGTATCAGAAAGATATCATTTCCATCAACGATCTCAGCCGCGAAGAGCTGGAACTGGTACTCGATACCGCTGCCAGCCTGAAAGCCAACCCGCAGCCTGAATTGCTGAAACACAAAGTGATCGCCAGTTGTTTCTTCGAAGCCTCAACCCGCACACGCCTGTCATTTGAAACGTCAATGCATCGTCTGGGTGCCTCGGTGGTGGGTTTCTCCGACAGCAGCAACACGTCGCTCGGTAAAAAAGGCGAAACGCTGGCCGATACCATTTCGGTTATCAGCACCTACGTCGATGCGATTGTGATGCGCCATCCGCAGGAAGGTGCGGCGCGTCTGGCGACCGAGTTCTCCGGCGGTATTCCGGTACTGAACGCCGGTGACGGTGCAAACCAGCACCCGACGCAAACCTTGCTGGATCTGTTCACCATTCAGGAAACGCAGGGGCGTCTCGACAACATCAAAATCGCCATGGTCGGCGACCTGAAATATGGCCGCACGGTGCATTCCCTGGCGCAGGCACTGGCGAAATTTAACGGCAACCGCTTTTACTTTATCGCACCGGACGCGCTGGCGATGCCGGGATATATCCTGGCGTTACTGGAAGAAAAAGGCATCGAATACAGCCTGCACAGCAGCATTGATGAAGTGGTCTCTGAAATCGACATTCTGTACATGACCCGCGTGCAGAAAGAGCGTCTGGATCCGTCGGAATACGCCAACGTGAAAGCGCAGTTTGTCCTGCGGGCTGCCGATCTGACCCATGCTCAGCCGCACCTGAAAGTGCTCCACCCGCTGCCGCGTATCGACGAAATCACGCCGGATGTCGATAAAACGCCTTATGCCTGGTATTTCCAGCAGGCCGGTAACGGCATTTTTGCGCGTCAGGCTTTGCTGGCGCTGGTTCTGAACGCAGACACTGCACAGTAA
- a CDS encoding transglutaminase family protein → MKLNVTHQTHYSYAQQVKHSTQYLRLTPQDSSHQKILSWDLTLPEYATRTLDAYGNVLHVLTLDQPHQAITIEANGVVEIEDNTEDDNCGHLSPLVFLRTSPLTLADGAIRDFASRYYRPQAQHESLCSLMGELLLKMPYNPGSTTVKDSASQAFSAQTGVCQDHTHVFLACCRSLGIPARYVSGYLYSEDSAHVAMHAWAEAWLDDRWQSFDVTNNTCKPNQHLKLAIGIDYLDACPVRGIRLGGGSEDMRTVAAVAMLDVPQ, encoded by the coding sequence ATGAAACTGAATGTCACGCATCAGACGCATTACAGCTATGCGCAACAGGTTAAGCACAGCACGCAATACCTGCGCCTCACCCCGCAGGATTCCAGCCATCAGAAGATTTTGTCATGGGATCTGACTTTGCCGGAATACGCCACCCGCACGCTGGATGCCTACGGCAATGTGCTGCATGTCCTGACGCTCGATCAGCCCCATCAGGCGATCACCATTGAAGCCAACGGCGTGGTCGAGATTGAAGACAATACGGAAGACGATAATTGCGGGCATCTCTCGCCGCTGGTGTTTTTGCGCACCAGCCCGCTGACGCTCGCGGATGGCGCGATCCGTGATTTCGCCAGCCGTTATTACCGGCCACAGGCGCAGCATGAAAGTCTGTGCAGCCTGATGGGCGAACTGCTGCTGAAAATGCCTTACAACCCCGGCAGCACCACGGTAAAAGACAGCGCCTCACAAGCCTTTTCGGCACAAACTGGCGTATGTCAGGATCACACTCACGTTTTCCTCGCCTGTTGCCGCAGCCTGGGCATTCCGGCGCGTTACGTCAGCGGCTATCTTTACTCAGAAGACTCCGCGCACGTGGCCATGCATGCGTGGGCGGAAGCCTGGCTCGATGACCGCTGGCAGAGCTTTGATGTCACCAACAACACCTGTAAACCGAATCAGCATTTGAAACTGGCTATCGGCATAGATTATCTTGATGCATGCCCGGTCCGCGGTATCCGGTTGGGCGGAGGAAGCGAAGACATGCGCACTGTCGCGGCCGTTGCCATGCTTGACGTGCCGCAATGA
- a CDS encoding YfcC family protein, whose product MRTFKFPSAYTILFILIALVAGLSWVIPAGQYDMAMNAGLGKDVPVAGTYHPVSGNPQGLVDIFLAPVDGLYNHTTGQAGAIDVALFILIIGGFLGIVTKTGAIDAGIERVTVRLKDKEEWMIPILMALFAAGGTIYGMAEESLPFYTLLVPVMMAARFDPLVAAATVLLGAGIGTLGSTINPFATVIAANAAGIPFTHGIGLRVAILIIGWLICVIWVMRYARKVRRDPSLSIVADQWESNRAHFLGNRSEELLPFTGVRKIILLIFALAFVVMIYGVSVKGWWMGEISGVFLAAAILTGLIARMSEEELTSTFIDGARDLLGVALIIGIARGIVVIMDNGMITHTILHSAEGMVSGLSSMLFINVMFLLEVVLSFLVPSSSGLAVMTMPIMAPLADFAHVGRELVVTAYQSASGLVNLVTPTSAVVMGGLAIARVPYIRWLKWVAPLMGILLVLLMFALSLGSLI is encoded by the coding sequence ATGCGTACATTCAAATTTCCTTCTGCCTACACCATTCTCTTTATTCTCATCGCTCTGGTCGCCGGTCTGAGCTGGGTCATCCCCGCCGGTCAGTACGACATGGCGATGAATGCCGGGCTGGGTAAAGATGTCCCGGTCGCCGGTACTTATCATCCGGTCAGCGGCAACCCGCAGGGGCTGGTGGATATTTTCCTCGCGCCCGTTGATGGTCTGTATAACCACACCACCGGTCAGGCTGGCGCAATTGATGTCGCCTTATTTATTCTCATCATTGGCGGTTTCCTGGGGATCGTGACCAAAACCGGCGCAATTGACGCCGGGATTGAACGGGTCACCGTCCGTCTGAAGGACAAAGAAGAGTGGATGATCCCGATCCTGATGGCCCTGTTCGCCGCTGGTGGCACTATTTACGGCATGGCCGAAGAATCGTTGCCGTTTTACACCCTGCTGGTGCCGGTCATGATGGCTGCCCGTTTCGATCCGCTGGTGGCCGCCGCTACCGTACTGCTGGGCGCCGGGATTGGCACGCTCGGTTCGACAATCAATCCTTTCGCCACGGTGATTGCCGCCAATGCCGCCGGGATCCCGTTTACTCACGGCATCGGTCTGCGCGTCGCCATCCTGATCATCGGCTGGCTGATCTGCGTGATCTGGGTGATGCGCTATGCCCGTAAAGTGCGCCGCGATCCCTCGCTTTCCATCGTCGCCGATCAGTGGGAAAGCAACCGTGCCCATTTTCTCGGCAACCGCAGCGAAGAACTGCTGCCTTTTACCGGCGTGCGCAAAATCATCCTGCTGATCTTCGCGCTGGCTTTTGTGGTGATGATTTATGGCGTATCGGTAAAGGGCTGGTGGATGGGGGAAATTTCCGGCGTTTTCCTTGCCGCAGCGATCCTCACAGGTCTGATTGCCCGCATGAGTGAGGAAGAACTGACTTCAACATTCATTGATGGCGCACGCGACCTGCTTGGCGTGGCGCTGATCATCGGCATTGCCCGTGGCATCGTAGTGATCATGGATAACGGCATGATTACTCATACTATTTTGCACAGCGCCGAAGGTATGGTTTCCGGGTTGTCCAGCATGCTGTTCATCAATGTCATGTTCCTGCTTGAAGTGGTGCTGTCATTTCTGGTGCCCTCGTCATCCGGTCTGGCGGTGATGACCATGCCGATCATGGCGCCTCTCGCCGATTTCGCTCACGTCGGGCGTGAACTGGTGGTGACCGCTTATCAGTCGGCATCCGGGCTGGTGAATCTGGTCACGCCGACCTCCGCCGTGGTCATGGGCGGTCTGGCGATCGCGCGGGTGCCCTATATCCGCTGGCTGAAGTGGGTTGCGCCATTGATGGGGATTTTACTGGTATTGCTGATGTTCGCGTTAAGTCTCGGTTCTTTGATTTAA